The following are from one region of the Streptomyces rubrogriseus genome:
- a CDS encoding MFS transporter, producing MTAEASSSGSVPASTGTVTTAVPARLDRLPWSRWHWMIVIGLGTVWILDGLEVTIVGNVAGRIAEDGSGLDISSAQITGLAAALYVAGACSGALFFGWLTDRHGRKKLFMITLVVYLAATALTAVSFESWWFFLFRFLTGFGIGGEYAAINSAIDELIPSHYRGRVDLIINGSYWLGAIGGALLSIVMLDTDIFAKDVGWRLSFALGVVLGLVVLLVRRHVPESPRWQFIHGQGEKADTLVSSVEREIEREKGEKLPPPAGEITIHQRKSIGFGLIAKTVFGRYPRRAVLGLSLFIGQAFLYNAITFGFGTILITFFDVPTGSTGYYFAVIAAGNFCGPLVLGHLFDTVGRRIMISSTYLLSGILLFGTAWLFDRGSLTATTMTACWCVVLFFASAGASSAYLTVSEIFPMETRAMAIAFFYALGTAAGGISGPLLFADLTESGVVGDTVLAFQIGAGLMCAAGLVAAFLAVKAERRSLEDIAEPLSTAAPDTPGTAGPGAKTA from the coding sequence ATGACAGCAGAAGCGTCGTCGTCGGGCTCGGTGCCCGCCTCCACCGGGACGGTCACCACGGCCGTCCCGGCCCGCCTTGACCGGCTGCCCTGGTCGCGCTGGCACTGGATGATCGTGATCGGCCTCGGCACCGTCTGGATCCTGGACGGCCTGGAAGTCACGATCGTCGGCAACGTCGCCGGACGCATCGCCGAGGACGGCAGCGGCCTGGACATCAGCTCCGCCCAGATCACCGGCCTGGCCGCCGCCCTGTACGTGGCCGGGGCCTGCTCCGGTGCCCTGTTCTTCGGCTGGCTGACCGACCGGCACGGCCGCAAGAAGCTGTTCATGATCACGCTGGTGGTCTATCTGGCGGCCACCGCGCTGACCGCGGTCTCCTTCGAGTCCTGGTGGTTCTTCCTCTTCCGCTTCCTCACCGGCTTCGGCATCGGCGGCGAGTACGCGGCGATCAACTCCGCGATCGACGAGCTGATCCCGTCCCACTACCGGGGCCGGGTCGACCTCATCATCAACGGCAGCTACTGGCTCGGCGCGATCGGCGGCGCCCTGCTGTCCATCGTCATGCTGGACACCGACATCTTCGCCAAGGACGTCGGCTGGCGGCTCAGCTTCGCCCTCGGTGTGGTCCTGGGCCTGGTGGTGCTGCTGGTGCGGCGGCACGTCCCGGAGAGCCCACGCTGGCAGTTCATCCACGGCCAGGGCGAGAAGGCGGACACCCTCGTCTCCTCCGTCGAACGGGAGATCGAGCGGGAGAAGGGCGAGAAGCTGCCGCCGCCGGCCGGCGAGATCACCATCCACCAGCGCAAGTCCATCGGCTTCGGCCTGATCGCCAAGACCGTCTTCGGCCGCTACCCGCGCCGCGCGGTGCTCGGCCTGTCCCTCTTCATCGGCCAGGCCTTCCTGTACAACGCGATCACCTTCGGCTTCGGCACCATCCTCATCACCTTCTTCGACGTGCCGACCGGCAGCACCGGCTACTATTTCGCCGTCATCGCCGCGGGCAACTTCTGCGGCCCCCTGGTGCTCGGCCACCTCTTCGACACCGTCGGCCGCCGGATCATGATCTCCAGCACCTATCTGCTCTCCGGCATCCTGCTCTTCGGCACCGCCTGGCTCTTCGACCGGGGCTCGCTCACGGCGACGACCATGACGGCCTGCTGGTGCGTGGTGCTGTTCTTCGCCTCGGCGGGAGCCTCCAGCGCGTACCTGACGGTCTCCGAGATCTTCCCCATGGAGACCCGCGCCATGGCCATCGCCTTCTTCTACGCCCTCGGCACCGCCGCCGGCGGCATCAGCGGCCCGCTGCTCTTCGCCGACCTGACCGAGTCCGGCGTGGTCGGCGACACGGTCCTGGCCTTCCAGATCGGCGCCGGGCTGATGTGCGCGGCCGGCCTGGTCGCGGCGTTCCTGGCGGTGAAGGCGGAGCGCCGCTCGCTGGAGGACATCGCGGAGCCGCTGTCGACGGCGGCACCGGATACGCCGGGAACGGCGGGCCCCGGCGCGAAGACCGCGTAG
- a CDS encoding VOC family protein — protein MSIRRIVPNIHVEAEGQWNTSREFYGLLGFEEVMDMGWVTTLASPSNPTAQISLFTEERTAPVVPDLSVEVEDVDAVYAQVVASGAEIVREPQDEEWGVRRFFVRDPNGRVINVLTHHA, from the coding sequence ATGAGCATCCGCAGAATCGTCCCCAACATCCATGTCGAGGCCGAGGGCCAGTGGAACACGAGCCGCGAGTTCTACGGCCTGCTCGGATTCGAGGAGGTCATGGACATGGGCTGGGTGACCACCCTGGCCTCCCCGTCCAACCCCACCGCCCAGATCAGCCTCTTCACCGAGGAGCGCACGGCGCCCGTCGTCCCCGACCTGAGCGTGGAGGTCGAGGACGTCGACGCGGTCTACGCCCAGGTGGTCGCGTCGGGCGCGGAGATCGTCCGGGAGCCGCAGGACGAGGAGTGGGGCGTGCGCCGCTTCTTCGTACGGGACCCGAATGGCCGGGTGATCAACGTGCTCACCCACCACGCCTGA
- a CDS encoding alpha/beta fold hydrolase → MTAQRPRTYDPPRPRTVTVDGARVACWESGPPGAEPVVLLHGYPADHRCWRHQVPPLSARHRVITPDLLGWGASDRPLHLSFDYDTEVARVGRLLDALDLDSVNLVGHDYGGFLSLGFTQQHPGRVRRLALLNTRAHGTFTRRWYAVFGLLGLVGRSPLLSRPARHLPYAALHRRSLAPLVRAGHLDAHVLDGYLGWMAAPEGRRWLLHYFGDYRTPARPELHRRLSGITCPTAVVWGRADPFLSPAIATGLAGSVPRAELTMLDDAGHWVMDERPAAVTRALGRLLERTTPNG, encoded by the coding sequence ATGACCGCGCAGCGCCCCCGCACCTACGACCCGCCCCGCCCCCGGACGGTCACCGTGGACGGCGCCCGCGTCGCCTGCTGGGAGTCCGGACCACCCGGCGCCGAACCCGTGGTCCTCCTGCACGGCTACCCCGCCGACCACCGGTGCTGGCGCCACCAGGTGCCCCCGCTGTCGGCCCGGCACCGGGTCATCACGCCGGACCTCCTCGGCTGGGGCGCCTCCGACCGCCCCCTGCACCTGTCCTTCGACTACGACACGGAGGTCGCCCGGGTCGGCCGGCTCCTCGACGCACTGGACCTGGACTCGGTGAACCTGGTCGGCCACGACTACGGCGGCTTCCTCTCGCTCGGCTTCACCCAGCAGCACCCGGGCCGGGTGCGCAGGCTGGCGCTCCTCAACACCCGCGCGCACGGCACCTTCACCCGCCGCTGGTACGCCGTGTTCGGCCTGCTCGGCCTCGTCGGACGCAGCCCCCTGCTCAGCCGCCCGGCCCGGCACCTGCCGTACGCCGCCCTCCACCGCCGTTCCCTCGCGCCGCTCGTCCGCGCCGGCCACCTCGACGCCCACGTCCTGGACGGCTACCTCGGCTGGATGGCCGCGCCCGAGGGCCGCCGCTGGCTGCTCCACTACTTCGGCGACTACCGCACCCCGGCCCGCCCCGAGCTGCACCGGCGGCTGTCCGGCATCACCTGCCCGACGGCCGTCGTCTGGGGCCGCGCGGACCCGTTCCTGAGCCCGGCGATCGCGACCGGGCTGGCCGGGTCGGTGCCCCGCGCCGAGCTGACGATGCTGGACGACGCGGGCCACTGGGTGATGGACGAACGCCCGGCCGCCGTGACGCGGGCGCTGGGCCGACTGCTGGAACGCACGACCCCGAACGGGTGA